The nucleotide window ATCAGGGCCAGAAGACCACCTGAATTGAACACTGCCTGCATGTTGGGGCCTCGAAAGTTTGACAAGTCCAGCTGAAATCTCCAACTTAACAAGTAACCCTGGCTGGAAGATCAACAATTGGATCTTCATACACGATTGGGCCATCCGTTAGAGTACCTTTCTAGTGGCGGGCAAAGTGGACTCCTCCCCTCCTGGAGGTGGCTCGTACTTTAGACATAAgagtagatagatatctTGGTTTCTGTCCAACTTCAGTGGTTACTTCGGTGCACTGGCATGCATAACTACATTCCTCTGGGATTCCGACAATGGTCTCATGAACTATTGTTTTCCTTGCCCATTTCGTCACCTCCCTTATCCTCTGCCGCCAGTCAATGGCATGGGCAGCAACCTAGCAGTAAGTACGAAGTAGTACGAAGTAGTACAATGTCCAGTGTTGTCATTATGTATAACAAGCGGATTGGCCATCCGCCATCGGAGCAAAACCCACCAGGGATACTTTCTGGGGCCCGCTTAGGTACAACCTAAAATTATAGATAGCCCTTCCACCCTGCGCGGTAAGTCCCAGTTACGACAACTTGTCTGCCTGAGTATTGCTGGTTCTATGTAGCTGACCCGATCCCAGAGAGACTGCGCCACCGGTTCTATCCCCAAAACTTGCAAGGCCATTGATGTGAATTGCATCTGCTCCGACAAGTCCTTCATCACTGGTATTTCTTGCTGCGTTGCTTCTACGTGCTCTGCGGAGGACCAGACCTGTATGTCCAAATTTCCCTCCCAATATTCTCACCCCTTATCTGGCCGCGTGGTACATGGCGCCGGCTCGGCTTTAATGACGGCTTCTAATGGGTTATTCGTTTTCCAGCTGCTCTCAATTTCGCACAGCAGATCTGCGGTGGCGCCGGCGTAACTGATCTCCCCCAAAGTGCTAGTTGCACAAGTGGAAACACCGCGAGTGCTACTTTGCAGACCACGGGCACAACGAGTGATGCTTCTGCGACTACTACCGCGACTGGTGCAGCTAACGGAACCCGCCTCGACTCATCCAGCTCTGCCAGTGCGGCGAATGCTACCAAAACAGGAAGCAACACTCAGTCTGTGAAAACGCAGGGCGCTACTGCAACTGATAAGAATGCCGCAAGCAATGCGACTGCTAGCAGTGCGGCTGGTATTGTCTTGGGAGATAGCAGTGCTGGCCTTGCTGCAATCCTTGGGGCAGCCTTTTATGCATTGCTTCTGTAAAGGGCACTGGATAACGGGCCACCTGATGGTGCTACGAGTGATGATTATTGAGAGCAAAAGTGGTTCTGTCCTATCTTCGGGGCGGCAGAATAGTGTCCTACAAATAATCGCCTTTCGCGAAGGCTGGCTAAATTGAACTGGACCAGCCCAGTTAACTGTATTATGCTTATTAGTTTGTATGATAGGATCGGAATCAAGGTCACAATGTCTTTTGCCGCAGTGGTTGCTGTATAGCCTACAAATAGAGGTGTATACTCAGTAGTGCGAGGGTCATGCCAACTGCATGGATTCGTCTACCGGTCCTGTTCCACGAACCGGTTAGCTGCTTCCTGTCGCTCTTCCCTGAGGGTGATGAAGATCTATCAATTGTCAGCAAACCATAGCATTGGCGTACCCGCCAGAGCTTTCTCTGGGGAGCAATCATAGGggcgggagggagaaagcTTACCCATAACCAAAACATCATTTCCATAAAGCCATATGTGAATACCACCCTGTTTTTCAGCTGATCCAGACCCGATGTAGCGGCACCGGCAGTGCCGTAGTTCCCCATTCCGGTAGCGGCATCCATTCCCCACGCTGATGGTTGACTCTGGTATATGAAAAAGGAAACGGCAAAGAAGATACAGAAACGAGCAGCGGAAAGGAGGGTCCAGATCTCCGAGTAAAGCGAGGTCAAGCGTGCCATGAAGGGGTTCGTGCGTACAGCCCCTGCCACTGGTATAGGGGATTGCACTCTGGCGGCTTGGGCCATGGCCAGAATCTCGTTAATTTGCGGGATCTTGGTCACAAGAATGAGGTCGACCAGGGcatcgacgacgaggaggacaCCACATAGGGCGAAAGGGGACTGAGGTCGGGAGATACTAGGGGTCGCCTCCTGAATTGATTGAACGAGAGAGATATTTAGTAAATCGACCGGAGGGGAGGGTATCAATGGGGCGAATGAAGATGTTAAAATATAAACATACCAGATTCAAGAACTCCCCCAGCATGAAGACGAGGTCAGACTCGGTCACGACTTCTGGCGACCTGGTCAGGTACACGGCCAGCACGAACAGGAACAAGGCATGTGCCTGGATTAAGGTCTTggaggaaaggagagccatgctggattgattgaatgGCTGTAACGGGCAGTCAGCTAGTATTTTCTGGTGTAACACATGCGTTAATGTATCACAGCCGGGTTGCAGAGAGTATTCGAGAGGTTGAGCTCTGCAGCTGTCTCATTTGTGAACAACAAAAAACATTGTTTCGACCGATGAGATTCGAATTGGGGAACGAGAATTGAATTTCCGCGGCGGCCGAGTGGGGCTGGACTTTTGGCAGCCTCCGAtcgagatggagaagagcagGCCGGGAATGCGCAAGACCAACAATTAGCGGAAGCCCACCCCCTCTcaaagaaaagcaatttGTCGGCTTATTCGGAGGAGGCTACTGtccccttttccttcctggtGCACACTCTCTGTACCTCTATACTAACCTACATTATATGGCCAGAGCTCCGCACGGGAGAAGTTGGTATTATTATCGCGGGCACTGACATCATGACCGACGTCCCAGTCACTTTTACCAAAGAACGACACATCAAGTATTTCCTACGATGTCTCAaaaccttccttcccagcCTATACACCTCCAATGACTCCAATCGCATGCTTCTCGCCTTTTTCACGGTCGCCGGCTTAGACCTCCTCGGCGTCTTGCAGAGCAAAACCACCCCCGAAGAGCGACAAGGCTACATCGACTGGATCTACCACTGCCAGGTTCCCACGGGCGGATTTCGAGCCTTCACCGGAACGGATTTTGGCGCGGAGAATCGGACATTGGATAATGAAGCTTGGGATCCGGCAAATGTACCCTCTACCTTCTTTGCGCTGGAGCTCCTTATCATCCTGGGCGATGATTTATCGCGAGTGAAGCGGAGGGAGTGTTTACAATGGTTGCCGCGCCTGCAGCGTGATAATGGAAGCTTTGGAGAGGTGCTGGGACCGGGAGGGAAGattgaaggtggtggtgatctCCGCTTTTGCTGCTTTGCGGCAGGCACGCGGTATATTCTGCGGGGGAATGGCGGGGCAGATGTGGATGGCATCAAGGACATTGATGTGGACAAGCTGGCCGCGTTTGTTCAGGCATGTCAAGTAAGTGACCTGCACTCTTTGACTCCGTATAATCCGATACGTGACATATGCTGAGATGCATTATTCCAGGCATATGATGGCGGTATGGGTGAAGCACCCTTTTGTGAAGCGCATTGTACGTTCCATCCAAAGGTCTCGCTCTGCCTAGAATTGGGCCCCCCCCTTTATTGTTACAGAATGGCAGCTTACTCGTATACCCCCGCAGCCGGTCATACGTATTGCGCAATGGGCGCCTTGACATTCTTAAGTCGTATGGCAAAGGATCAGAAGCCACCGCCAGTCCTTTCGCCAGGCGCGAACGAATTCGAGTCCTTGGTTCGTTGGCTCGTTGCCAGACAAACGACAGAACTCGGCGACACCGAGGAGGACTCGGACGATGATAACAGCTCTGAGGTGAATGAGGTTCCGAAACCGGTACCGGAGGCTGTTGAAGAAGTAAGCTTAGATGAGAGCCTCGATAAGCTCCCCGCTATACCGCCACCAACGGAACAGGATCTACGATGTGCAGGCTTCAATGGGCGATGTAATAAGTATGCTGATACATGTTACTCATTCTGGAACCTGGCAACATTAGATGTAAGCAATCACAGTTTGTGTGACAGAGTGACATTACTGACCCGATCGTTGGTGGACAGATGATGAATAGGTTAGACCTCGTGGACGCAAGTCGGAATCGGCAATATCTTCTCGGAAAAACGCAGCATATCATTGGCGGTTTTGGAAAGGGTGTGGGCGAGCCACCAGGTTGGTACCCTTGGGGGTGTTATTAATGTCTGGTAATTTCCTCGCTGACTGACGATTACAGATCTCCTCCATTCCTACTTTGGGATGGTCGCCCTCGCGTTccagggagaggaagggctAGATGGGGTTGATCCAGCGCTGTGTATGAGCCATCGGGCCGTGCAGCAACTACAGTCTCTCCCTTGGTGGAAAGAAGGGGTTTGAAGTGATGGGTTAATTGAATAGGGTCGGAAGCTTTGGGTCTCGGGTCTCGGTGAGATGGAACTTGTCAGTCATATACCCCAACCATACTGAAAGAATTGATTGTTTATATACACAACAGTAATGAGCCAGCTTGAAGTTACTGTACTTATGTATCTTCTAGCCTTTACTGTGTAGATAAGGTGGCCCCCCTTCCCATATCGGGTTATTTTGACCTATAGACTAGTATGTCACAGATGTGATGCAGACATCGTATGATGTGATGACTGATTTCCAGTACTTTCTATGACAACTTATTCAATCTCTGAAGTGACAGGCTCGTGAAAGAAGATGGACAGTCCATACCAGATACGTGTGGTAGGGGCGTTTACTAGAGGAAACTAGGGAGGCATGTCATAAGCGGAAGACCCTATCAGAGCTTTTAGTGTCGACTTATTCTTAAGCTGTCAAAGTAATCAGGGGGTCGGATTTGCCGGGAGTTAATTAGTTAGGGACCGCCGCGCAAGGTTGACTAAAAGCGATGACGATGTTGATTGACAACGGCTGTTAAGTTAGGGAATTTCAGGGGCTGCTGGCTGACTAGACTACAGTTAAGTACGTAGTTATGAATGATGctagctactactagtagttatgATGTTATGATCCACATATGCCCCCAATTactgcttcttttccttcctgtAACGGGAAGCAAGGCCGGGATCGATGACATCGGCCCTTCGGAACCGCGAACAGAACGGTACAAAGTATTTTGCATAGTTATGCTAATCGaaagagggggagagggggataGTTACAAAATAGTACTATTTTGACTatcgaggaaagaaa belongs to Aspergillus luchuensis IFO 4308 DNA, chromosome 3, nearly complete sequence and includes:
- a CDS encoding CFEM domain-containing protein (COG:S;~EggNog:ENOG410PT41;~InterPro:IPR008427;~PFAM:PF05730), which produces MGSNLARDCATGSIPKTCKAIDVNCICSDKSFITGISCCVASTCSAEDQTSALNFAQQICGGAGVTDLPQSASCTSGNTASATLQTTGTTSDASATTTATGAANGTRLDSSSSASAANATKTGSNTQSVKTQGATATDKNAASNATASSAAGIVLGDSSAGLAAILGAAFYALLL
- a CDS encoding uncharacterized protein (COG:S;~EggNog:ENOG410Q0F9;~InterPro:IPR018815;~PFAM:PF10311;~SECRETED:SignalP(1-27);~TransMembrane:3 (n14-24c32/33o56-77i121-141o177-195i)), translated to MALLSSKTLIQAHALFLFVLAVYLTRSPEVVTESDLVFMLGEFLNLEATPSISRPQSPFALCGVLLVVDALVDLILVTKIPQINEILAMAQAARVQSPIPVAGAVRTNPFMARLTSLYSEIWTLLSAARFCIFFAVSFFIYQSQPSAWGMDAATGMGNYGTAGAATSGLDQLKNRVVFTYGFMEMMFWLWIFITLREERQEAANRFVEQDR
- the cdc43 gene encoding protein geranylgeranyltransferase type I subunit CDC43 (COG:O;~EggNog:ENOG410PK7U;~InterPro:IPR001330,IPR008930;~PFAM:PF00432;~go_function: GO:0003824 - catalytic activity [Evidence IEA]), whose amino-acid sequence is MTDVPVTFTKERHIKYFLRCLKTFLPSLYTSNDSNRMLLAFFTVAGLDLLGVLQSKTTPEERQGYIDWIYHCQVPTGGFRAFTGTDFGAENRTLDNEAWDPANVPSTFFALELLIILGDDLSRVKRRECLQWLPRLQRDNGSFGEVLGPGGKIEGGGDLRFCCFAAGTRYILRGNGGADVDGIKDIDVDKLAAFVQACQAYDGGMGEAPFCEAHSGHTYCAMGALTFLSRMAKDQKPPPVLSPGANEFESLVRWLVARQTTELGDTEEDSDDDNSSEVNEVPKPVPEAVEEVSLDESLDKLPAIPPPTEQDLRCAGFNGRCNKYADTCYSFWNLATLDMMNRLDLVDASRNRQYLLGKTQHIIGGFGKGVGEPPDLLHSYFGMVALAFQGEEGLDGVDPALCMSHRAVQQLQSLPWWKEGV